One window of Chryseobacterium sp. JJR-5R genomic DNA carries:
- the mazG gene encoding nucleoside triphosphate pyrophosphohydrolase, with protein MNTKQEKLEAFGRLLDIMDDLREKCPWDRKQTLESLRHLTLEETYELSDAILQGDLQEIKKEIGDVLLHLVFYAKIGSEKESFDIADVINSLNEKLIFRHPHIYGDTEVKDEEEVKQNWEKLKLKEGNTSILGGVPKSLPSMVKAYRIQDKVKGIGFEFHDAEDAWKKVDEEIREFHEETDPEKKEQELGDVFFSLINYARISGINPDSALERTNLKFISRFQKMEKLASEQNLNLADMTLEEMDVLWEEAKKRLQ; from the coding sequence ATGAATACCAAACAGGAAAAGCTGGAAGCCTTCGGAAGATTATTGGATATTATGGACGATCTGCGCGAGAAATGCCCGTGGGACCGGAAACAGACCCTGGAATCGCTTCGCCATCTGACGCTGGAAGAAACGTATGAACTTTCCGATGCTATTTTACAGGGAGACCTGCAGGAAATTAAAAAAGAAATTGGCGACGTGCTGCTGCATCTGGTTTTCTATGCTAAAATCGGTTCCGAAAAAGAAAGCTTTGATATCGCTGACGTGATCAATTCCCTGAATGAAAAACTGATCTTCCGCCATCCCCACATTTACGGCGATACGGAAGTGAAGGATGAAGAAGAGGTAAAACAGAACTGGGAAAAATTAAAACTGAAAGAAGGCAATACTTCCATTCTGGGCGGAGTCCCGAAAAGCCTGCCGAGCATGGTAAAAGCCTATAGGATTCAGGATAAAGTAAAAGGGATCGGATTTGAGTTTCATGATGCGGAGGATGCATGGAAAAAAGTGGATGAAGAAATCCGGGAATTCCATGAGGAAACCGATCCTGAAAAAAAGGAGCAGGAACTGGGTGATGTATTTTTCTCACTGATCAATTATGCCAGGATTTCAGGCATTAATCCGGATTCCGCCCTGGAAAGAACCAACCTGAAATTCATTTCAAGGTTCCAAAAGATGGAGAAACTGGCCTCAGAACAAAATTTAAACCTGGCCGATATGACCCTGGAAGAAATGGATGTCCTCTGGGAAGAGGCGAAAAAACGGTTACAGTAA
- a CDS encoding helix-turn-helix transcriptional regulator → MEKIDRIETVKQYNDSVGVETLHPLVSIVNFDEMPAYRYFRRYMGVYCVFLKYINCGDMRYGCQNYDYEYGTLVFISPGQIYGIEGRNDVIKPWGKALVFHSDLLAGTSLARQIKDYSFFSYEVNEALHLSKKERQTINDCFEKILNEINQNIDKHSKTLVVSNIELLLNYCMRYYDRQFITRTHVNKDILIRFENLLKDYFTSGKSKNLGVPTVTYCAEQLFLSANYFGDLIKKETGNTALDYIQSKLIDEAKTILFDPEKSVSDIADELGFKYQQHFTRLFKRKTGFTPLQYRMNS, encoded by the coding sequence ATGGAAAAGATTGACAGAATAGAAACCGTTAAGCAGTATAATGATTCGGTGGGAGTTGAGACTCTGCATCCGCTGGTCAGCATTGTCAATTTTGATGAAATGCCGGCTTATCGGTATTTTAGAAGGTATATGGGCGTTTACTGTGTTTTTCTGAAATACATCAACTGTGGCGATATGCGTTATGGATGCCAGAATTATGATTATGAATACGGTACGCTGGTTTTCATTTCTCCCGGTCAGATTTATGGGATTGAGGGGAGGAACGATGTCATCAAACCCTGGGGAAAAGCGCTGGTTTTTCATTCTGATCTGCTTGCGGGAACGAGTCTTGCCAGGCAAATCAAAGATTATTCTTTTTTCTCTTATGAAGTAAATGAAGCATTGCATTTATCTAAAAAAGAGCGACAAACCATCAACGATTGTTTTGAAAAAATCCTGAATGAAATTAACCAGAATATAGACAAGCACAGCAAAACACTTGTTGTTTCCAATATCGAGCTTTTATTGAATTACTGCATGCGGTATTATGACAGGCAGTTCATTACCAGGACACACGTGAATAAAGATATTCTGATCCGTTTTGAAAATCTGCTGAAGGATTATTTTACGTCCGGCAAATCAAAAAACTTAGGGGTTCCTACAGTGACCTATTGTGCTGAGCAATTATTTCTGTCGGCCAATTATTTCGGAGACCTTATCAAAAAGGAAACCGGAAACACGGCTTTGGATTACATCCAGTCAAAACTGATTGACGAAGCCAAAACAATATTATTTGACCCCGAAAAATCGGTGAGCGATATTGCTGATGAACTGGGTTTTAAATACCAGCAGCATTTCACCCGTCTATTTAAGCGGAAGACCGGATTTACTCCGCTTCAGTACCGTATGAATTCATAA
- a CDS encoding phage integrase SAM-like domain-containing protein — protein sequence MDLFLQVIKITIFLPMKFSFFLSQNDTEAGHQVCLSFFSKNTKKKLYKFPLPFAISAEDWDIDKQRPFDIYCKKYKKLNYILNAVKIGISGLLGNRANASAKVISEVIMKICSEQGAIYPQGSLLEMMGHYLQARQYSISLSTYRRYQVFMRLIEKFEGFLSKHIFIQEINNSLFSEFYTFGKEEKYSESTLNRTAEFIKTILNFAELQGITTNIRRLKIPKAKVTRKIMILEDEEIKKIKQIKAPESLNHAKDWLVISCYAGQRISDFMRFNIRQVVDINGKKCISFFQQKTGKAIILPLHPIVLNIIKKYGNSFPPPIESSLYNKQIKEVAFLAGINQEVSVRKRIGFRVQEVLVEKWQNVSSHIGRRSFASNFYGKIPTPLLIQATGHGSEQVFLNYIDNLSHTRIIKLNDYFEKIYAEAI from the coding sequence GTGGATTTATTTTTGCAGGTAATTAAAATAACGATATTTTTACCTATGAAATTTTCATTTTTTTTATCCCAAAACGATACAGAAGCTGGACATCAGGTTTGTCTTTCTTTCTTCTCAAAAAACACTAAAAAGAAATTATATAAGTTCCCCCTTCCTTTTGCTATTTCGGCAGAAGACTGGGATATTGATAAGCAAAGGCCGTTTGATATCTATTGTAAAAAATATAAAAAGCTGAACTACATTCTCAATGCGGTTAAAATAGGTATTTCGGGACTTTTAGGAAATAGAGCTAACGCTTCTGCCAAGGTGATCTCCGAAGTTATAATGAAAATATGTTCTGAGCAGGGGGCCATATATCCTCAAGGCTCACTTCTTGAGATGATGGGCCATTACCTGCAGGCTAGGCAGTATTCAATCAGCCTTTCTACCTATCGGAGATACCAGGTATTTATGCGGTTAATAGAAAAATTTGAAGGCTTTCTCTCAAAGCATATTTTTATCCAGGAAATAAACAATTCTTTGTTTTCTGAATTTTATACGTTTGGCAAAGAAGAAAAATACTCTGAAAGTACATTAAACAGAACTGCAGAATTCATTAAAACTATTTTGAATTTTGCTGAACTCCAGGGAATTACTACAAATATAAGACGGTTGAAAATTCCAAAAGCCAAAGTCACACGAAAAATTATGATTTTAGAGGATGAAGAAATAAAAAAAATCAAACAGATAAAAGCACCTGAAAGTTTAAATCATGCAAAAGACTGGCTTGTCATAAGTTGCTACGCCGGACAGCGTATTTCGGATTTTATGCGTTTTAATATACGGCAGGTTGTGGATATTAATGGAAAGAAATGCATCTCTTTTTTTCAGCAGAAAACAGGAAAAGCCATTATACTCCCTCTCCATCCCATTGTTTTAAATATAATAAAGAAATATGGGAATTCTTTTCCGCCGCCTATCGAAAGCAGCCTTTACAATAAGCAAATTAAAGAAGTTGCATTTTTAGCAGGAATCAATCAGGAAGTATCGGTTAGAAAGAGAATAGGATTCCGTGTACAGGAGGTCCTGGTAGAAAAGTGGCAGAATGTAAGCAGCCATATCGGAAGAAGAAGTTTTGCATCTAATTTTTATGGTAAAATTCCTACTCCTTTATTAATACAGGCTACGGGACATGGTTCCGAACAGGTTTTTTTAAATTATATTGATAATTTAAGCCATACACGCATTATTAAATTGAATGATTATTTTGAGAAAATTTATGCGGAAGCTATATGA
- a CDS encoding helix-turn-helix transcriptional regulator has protein sequence MKLNRLKEVFDEKGVKNRTLSAVLNKSESTISLWRNNKRQPSLEEFYIIAKLLRVNIHDLIESTKWEGEKSLTYEQISKKTINK, from the coding sequence ATGAAATTAAATAGACTAAAAGAAGTTTTCGACGAGAAAGGTGTAAAGAACAGGACATTATCTGCTGTTTTAAATAAATCAGAGTCTACTATATCCTTGTGGAGAAACAATAAAAGACAGCCATCCCTAGAAGAATTTTATATCATCGCAAAATTACTTCGTGTTAATATTCATGATCTTATTGAAAGTACAAAATGGGAAGGTGAGAAATCTTTGACTTACGAACAAATATCAAAGAAGACAATAAATAAGTGA
- a CDS encoding carboxymuconolactone decarboxylase family protein — MKNKKFQQLICFFIFLLISNTMNAQDNNKNNQVLNSHQQSMASIAALTATGNSEQLKPALNTGLDAGLTINEIKEALVQLYAYCGFPRSLNAINTLMAVVEERKSQGKKDIEGKDASSVSVTDKYRSGKENLQKLTGKEETGPKTGAAAFAPATDTFLKEHLFADIFNRDVLNFRQREFVTISALAAMPGAEPQLQAHLLMGKNTGITDAQLSELTAIIEKTAGKTQANVLRKNIGQPVVPVIEPDMLVRISEIEIVPEYLEEYKAILEKESSESVKLEPGVIAIYPMFQKENPLQIRIVEIYANQKAYKSHLQTPHFQYYKTNTQKMVKSLKLVDMTAVDPETMPLIFGKIGK, encoded by the coding sequence ATGAAGAACAAAAAATTTCAACAGCTCATCTGTTTTTTCATTTTCTTATTAATTTCCAATACGATGAATGCGCAGGATAACAATAAAAACAATCAGGTTCTAAATTCACATCAGCAAAGCATGGCTTCCATAGCCGCACTGACTGCAACAGGAAATTCAGAACAATTAAAACCGGCCTTGAATACCGGCCTCGATGCCGGCCTTACCATCAACGAAATTAAAGAAGCTCTGGTACAACTGTATGCCTACTGCGGATTCCCGCGAAGCTTAAATGCCATCAATACGTTAATGGCAGTTGTTGAGGAAAGAAAATCCCAGGGGAAAAAAGACATTGAAGGTAAAGATGCTTCCTCCGTTTCTGTAACGGATAAATACAGATCAGGAAAAGAGAATCTTCAAAAATTAACAGGAAAAGAAGAAACAGGCCCAAAAACAGGAGCTGCCGCTTTTGCTCCTGCCACCGATACTTTTTTGAAGGAACATTTATTTGCCGATATTTTCAATCGTGATGTACTGAATTTCCGCCAGCGAGAATTTGTCACCATCTCAGCATTGGCCGCCATGCCCGGAGCTGAGCCACAGCTGCAAGCGCATTTATTGATGGGCAAAAATACCGGGATTACAGATGCCCAGCTTTCTGAACTTACTGCGATTATCGAAAAAACAGCAGGAAAAACACAGGCCAATGTTTTAAGAAAAAATATCGGCCAGCCTGTTGTGCCCGTTATCGAACCTGATATGCTCGTGAGAATTTCCGAAATCGAAATTGTTCCGGAATACCTGGAAGAATACAAAGCCATCCTTGAAAAAGAATCTTCGGAATCTGTGAAATTGGAACCGGGAGTTATTGCAATCTATCCGATGTTCCAAAAAGAAAATCCTTTGCAAATCAGGATCGTAGAGATATACGCCAATCAGAAGGCATACAAATCTCATTTGCAGACACCTCATTTTCAGTATTATAAAACAAACACCCAAAAGATGGTTAAATCCTTAAAATTGGTAGATATGACTGCTGTAGACCCGGAAACAATGCCTCTTATTTTCGGGAAAATCGGAAAATGA
- a CDS encoding FUSC family protein: MKVQNPAAQRFQYLLEFKQTERKWHFPVLAALCIGSCLFIGYFLGKPGYGSLSSLGALTILYFTSAPITQRMVHLAICAFGIVFSFTISLFFSFNAYVAAFSLGIIAFLAHFLTSYFKIPPPGNFFFIMVAAMASTFPFDPELIPTRVGLVAMGAILSCSLAFLYSVFIEKSRVVTVPRRTFNKRRYTKFVESMIIGVFMALTLITGHLLKFNNTYWISIAAVAIVQGQNFEHVRQRNIHRILGTFIGIALAWLILWFRPEKIIMIVIITVLQFIIELLIVRNYGFAVAFITPLTILLAETGNEVYHPVEQLMHARLLDTIIGSLIGLAAGFFLHHQQIINNLEKNIRFSYFQFKKLKK, from the coding sequence ATGAAAGTACAGAATCCGGCAGCCCAGAGGTTCCAGTACCTGCTGGAATTTAAACAGACGGAGCGGAAATGGCATTTTCCTGTTTTGGCAGCGCTGTGTATCGGAAGCTGCCTGTTTATCGGGTATTTCCTTGGGAAACCTGGGTACGGCAGCCTTTCCAGCCTCGGTGCCTTAACGATTTTGTATTTTACATCAGCCCCTATCACCCAGCGGATGGTGCACCTGGCCATCTGTGCTTTCGGAATTGTATTTTCATTTACCATAAGCTTATTTTTCAGCTTTAATGCCTATGTGGCTGCCTTTTCACTGGGCATTATTGCTTTTCTGGCTCATTTCCTTACTTCCTACTTTAAAATACCGCCGCCGGGAAACTTTTTCTTTATCATGGTTGCGGCCATGGCAAGTACCTTCCCCTTCGATCCGGAACTGATTCCCACAAGGGTAGGGCTGGTAGCCATGGGAGCGATTTTATCATGTTCCCTCGCTTTTCTGTATTCCGTTTTTATCGAAAAGAGCAGAGTGGTAACGGTTCCGAGAAGGACATTCAACAAAAGAAGGTATACCAAATTTGTAGAAAGCATGATTATAGGGGTTTTCATGGCCCTGACCTTAATCACCGGGCATCTTCTGAAATTCAATAATACTTACTGGATTTCCATTGCGGCCGTTGCCATCGTCCAGGGACAGAATTTTGAACATGTGCGCCAGCGGAACATACACCGGATCCTGGGGACCTTTATCGGCATTGCCCTGGCGTGGCTGATCTTATGGTTCCGGCCGGAAAAAATCATCATGATCGTGATCATTACCGTATTGCAGTTTATCATCGAACTGCTGATTGTAAGAAATTACGGTTTTGCCGTGGCTTTTATTACCCCGTTAACCATTCTTCTGGCAGAAACCGGAAACGAAGTATACCATCCTGTAGAACAGCTGATGCATGCCAGGCTCCTGGATACCATTATCGGAAGCCTGATCGGGCTGGCAGCAGGTTTTTTCCTGCACCATCAGCAAATCATCAACAACCTGGAAAAAAATATAAGGTTCTCTTATTTTCAGTTTAAGAAATTAAAAAAATAA
- a CDS encoding SDR family oxidoreductase, translated as MQLSNNKILITGGATGIGFGMAERFISEGNTVIICGRRLDALEEAVSKLPSLIIKQCDLEQESEREALYHWIEEEHSDLNVLVNNAGIQNWMSLDDPEFFSKARKEITINIEAPLHLTLLFKKLQSLSTIVNVTSGLAFVPLIKAPVYCATKSFFHSFTLSLARLLENSNVEVIEIIPPALNTDLGGKGIHDMWDSVDTFIDSVFVQLREGKKSISHGFTIAMSSAGKETLDGIFNQMNPST; from the coding sequence ATGCAACTCAGCAATAATAAAATTTTGATTACCGGCGGTGCTACCGGTATAGGCTTTGGAATGGCGGAACGTTTCATTAGTGAAGGAAATACAGTCATTATCTGCGGAAGACGACTTGATGCACTTGAAGAAGCAGTCTCAAAACTCCCTTCGCTCATCATAAAACAATGCGACCTTGAACAGGAAAGCGAGCGTGAGGCCCTTTATCATTGGATAGAAGAGGAACACAGCGACTTAAATGTCCTGGTAAACAATGCAGGTATACAGAACTGGATGTCATTGGATGACCCGGAATTTTTCAGCAAGGCCAGGAAAGAAATCACCATTAATATTGAAGCGCCATTGCACCTGACTCTTTTGTTTAAGAAACTTCAGTCACTCAGTACAATTGTCAATGTAACTTCAGGGCTTGCTTTTGTACCCTTAATCAAAGCTCCCGTATATTGTGCCACGAAATCATTTTTCCATTCTTTTACCCTTTCCCTCGCCCGTCTTCTTGAGAACAGCAATGTTGAGGTTATTGAAATTATCCCGCCGGCATTGAATACGGATCTCGGAGGCAAAGGAATTCACGACATGTGGGATTCGGTGGATACATTTATTGATTCTGTTTTTGTTCAGCTGAGGGAAGGTAAAAAGAGTATCTCTCACGGTTTCACTATTGCCATGAGCAGTGCAGGAAAGGAAACCCTGGATGGCATATTCAATCAAATGAACCCAAGCACATAA
- a CDS encoding helix-turn-helix transcriptional regulator, translated as MKPTSLQDFYQHTLTVSPEGIAAQPGHFNVFRVKDLNKLKPADAAMFYNRKSFFKIALLVGSTNIKYADATVNVEENGLLFADPHVPYQYIDQDLEDGGYFCIFSADFLFNKKSGILPDVLPIFKNDHYPVFNISSEEKKELVLIFEKMCTELNSGYAYKYDLIRAYIAELIHYGQKLLPNIGRNEPRHAPRRITEKFFNLLEQQFSINSHSDRVQVRTPKEYAEKLCVHVNYLNKNLKEMTGKSTSELLGERTVREGKILLKHSDWSIAQIACSLGFDDVSHFSKFFKKHSGLAPVSFRQA; from the coding sequence ATGAAGCCAACATCTTTGCAGGATTTTTATCAGCACACCCTTACGGTTTCTCCTGAAGGCATTGCTGCTCAACCGGGACATTTTAATGTATTCCGCGTTAAGGATTTAAACAAACTGAAGCCTGCCGATGCGGCGATGTTCTACAATCGTAAATCGTTCTTTAAAATTGCCTTGCTCGTCGGCAGTACGAATATTAAATATGCAGATGCCACTGTTAACGTTGAGGAAAACGGACTTTTGTTTGCAGACCCGCATGTTCCTTACCAATACATTGACCAGGATCTTGAGGACGGAGGTTATTTCTGCATTTTCAGTGCAGATTTCCTTTTTAATAAAAAGAGTGGAATACTGCCCGATGTACTTCCTATTTTTAAAAATGATCATTACCCTGTTTTCAATATTTCATCAGAAGAAAAAAAAGAACTGGTCCTTATTTTTGAAAAAATGTGCACGGAGCTAAATAGCGGTTATGCCTATAAATATGACCTGATAAGAGCCTACATTGCCGAGTTGATACATTATGGGCAGAAATTGTTACCGAATATAGGCAGGAATGAACCGCGCCATGCTCCCCGGAGAATTACTGAAAAGTTCTTCAACCTCTTGGAACAGCAGTTTTCCATCAATTCCCACTCTGACCGGGTACAGGTGCGCACGCCAAAAGAATATGCTGAGAAGCTTTGTGTGCACGTGAATTACCTGAACAAAAACCTGAAAGAAATGACCGGAAAATCCACCAGTGAATTGCTGGGTGAACGGACAGTCCGGGAAGGGAAAATCCTTCTGAAACACAGCGACTGGAGTATCGCTCAGATCGCCTGTTCACTTGGTTTCGATGACGTTTCTCATTTCTCTAAATTCTTCAAAAAACACAGTGGCCTGGCACCGGTTTCTTTCCGTCAGGCGTAA
- a CDS encoding helix-turn-helix transcriptional regulator, whose protein sequence is MEKTFTFETTQFDFDFINHVKSIRKSKKISKDQLSLKMGMAKSFVGNVESYTQRHKYSTRHISLLAKAFGYKNISGLMDFPTPEHDRIKVTIKQVYNESGTKVMESEVVRIEGTE, encoded by the coding sequence ATGGAGAAAACATTTACTTTCGAAACCACTCAATTTGATTTTGATTTTATAAATCATGTAAAAAGTATTCGTAAATCCAAGAAAATCAGTAAAGATCAATTGAGTCTTAAAATGGGTATGGCAAAATCTTTCGTAGGAAATGTAGAATCATATACTCAACGACATAAATATTCCACCCGACACATTTCATTGCTGGCCAAAGCGTTCGGTTACAAAAATATTTCCGGACTGATGGACTTCCCTACCCCGGAACATGACCGGATTAAAGTTACCATAAAGCAGGTTTATAATGAAAGCGGGACGAAGGTGATGGAGAGTGAGGTGGTGAGGATTGAGGGGACTGAATGA